A genome region from Coprococcus phoceensis includes the following:
- a CDS encoding DUF6017 domain-containing protein, whose protein sequence is MQDQFQTGSVTVDKMSRLHISGNIVPVTWYKTIRKSTGKPNLNAIIILADIVYWYRPTEVRDEMTGELIGLKKKFHADLLQRSYQQIADQFGITKRDATNAVVELEKLKVIRRVFRTLHVNGQQVPNVLFLDLNVEVLETLTYPEQEQRCHLNKGYHSLKKERGITDMVEKESLFRERTITDTGDTNTENTDINFDTENSYLIRIEKEVKEQISYEVLKHDDPYNMQIDELVGILLDVKTCSAKTIRVNREDKPAEIVKAQFQKISMEHIQFVLNCMEKNTTKVTNMRAMLITALYNSVNTISSYYSSLYNYHRSYGVSENEEEE, encoded by the coding sequence ATGCAAGATCAATTTCAAACCGGAAGTGTGACGGTAGATAAAATGAGTCGCCTACACATTTCAGGAAATATTGTACCTGTTACTTGGTATAAGACTATTCGGAAATCAACAGGGAAACCAAACCTAAATGCGATTATCATTTTGGCGGATATTGTATATTGGTACCGTCCGACAGAAGTGCGTGATGAAATGACAGGAGAACTTATAGGGCTGAAGAAAAAATTCCATGCAGATCTTTTGCAAAGAAGTTATCAACAGATTGCAGACCAATTTGGGATTACGAAAAGAGATGCAACAAACGCAGTCGTTGAACTGGAAAAATTGAAAGTAATACGGCGTGTTTTTCGAACACTTCATGTAAATGGGCAACAGGTGCCGAACGTATTGTTTTTAGATTTGAATGTAGAGGTGCTGGAAACACTTACCTATCCAGAACAAGAGCAGAGGTGTCACTTAAATAAGGGATACCACTCCCTGAAAAAAGAGAGAGGTATTACCGATATGGTGGAGAAGGAGTCACTATTTAGGGAGAGAACTATAACAGATACGGGTGATACAAATACAGAGAATACAGACATAAACTTTGATACAGAAAATTCTTATCTGATTCGAATCGAAAAGGAAGTCAAGGAACAGATTTCGTATGAGGTATTAAAGCATGATGATCCTTACAATATGCAGATTGATGAACTGGTAGGTATTTTGTTAGATGTAAAAACCTGTTCGGCAAAGACCATTCGTGTCAATCGGGAAGATAAACCAGCAGAGATTGTGAAGGCACAATTTCAGAAAATCAGCATGGAGCATATTCAATTTGTTTTAAACTGTATGGAGAAGAATACAACAAAAGTTACGAACATGCGTGCTATGTTAATTACTGCTCTTTACAATTCTGTCAATACGATTTCCAGTTACTATAGTAGTCTATATAACTACCATAGGTCATACGGTGTATCAGAAAATGAAGAGGAGGAATAG
- a CDS encoding DUF6100 family protein yields MLAEARNLLQAYARKCVNIHFENLNDMVLEAAKSSEILTEKMRNLVLQMTLDKRKYEQYQSDLVLIHGIEIAYEENILSISLPALIPHRKTEYTNYIYKPLYTAFQHWCMERAEQNKEIPEYRTCTVCFSHIYDCKRPIYRVRDHDNIEEKHVLDVISNFFLTSDSGCYTNVYHETRLEDVERTMIYLLSPEKFPLWLYEKQQNLVSKN; encoded by the coding sequence ATGCTTGCAGAAGCACGAAATTTACTGCAAGCCTATGCCAGAAAATGTGTCAATATTCATTTTGAAAATCTAAATGATATGGTGTTGGAAGCAGCCAAAAGTTCTGAAATCCTAACAGAAAAGATGCGAAATCTTGTCCTTCAGATGACGCTTGATAAGAGAAAATATGAACAGTATCAGTCGGATCTGGTATTGATACATGGAATTGAGATTGCGTATGAGGAGAATATTTTAAGTATTTCCTTGCCTGCATTGATACCGCATCGGAAAACAGAATATACAAACTATATTTATAAGCCATTGTATACTGCCTTTCAGCACTGGTGTATGGAGCGGGCAGAACAGAATAAAGAAATACCGGAATACAGAACATGTACGGTCTGTTTTTCTCATATTTATGACTGTAAACGTCCAATATATAGGGTACGGGATCATGACAACATTGAGGAAAAACATGTATTAGATGTGATATCTAATTTCTTTCTGACCTCTGATAGCGGGTGCTACACAAATGTGTATCACGAAACAAGATTGGAAGACGTGGAACGTACCATGATTTACCTGCTGTCACCGGAAAAATTTCCGTTATGGCTTTATGAAAAACAGCAGAATTTGGTATCGAAAAACTGA